One window of Candidatus Anaeroferrophillus wilburensis genomic DNA carries:
- a CDS encoding triose-phosphate isomerase yields the protein MTGEPKIIAGNWKMHKTLVEGQSFLDEFLPLIGGCGEGDAAIILAPNFTLLSAFASRCQDVGIGLAAQNCHTETAGAFTGETSVGMLTAIGVTHVLVGHSERRALFAEDDALLHRKVQTVMEAGLVPIFCVGETLAERQEQQHQAVVERQLQCGLAGLAGHRLLVAYEPVWAIGTGKTATVGDAQEMHSFIRRVLDSCFEGSGRIPILYGGSVKPDNAAQLMSQPDVDGVLVGGASLVAADFARIVAAAGAR from the coding sequence ATGACTGGTGAACCAAAAATTATTGCCGGCAACTGGAAGATGCATAAGACCCTTGTCGAAGGGCAGTCTTTTCTTGATGAGTTTCTGCCCTTGATCGGGGGTTGTGGTGAAGGAGACGCTGCCATTATCCTGGCGCCGAATTTTACCCTGCTGTCAGCGTTTGCCAGCCGCTGCCAGGATGTCGGCATCGGTCTGGCGGCCCAAAATTGCCATACCGAGACAGCAGGTGCTTTTACCGGTGAAACATCAGTGGGGATGCTGACTGCCATCGGTGTGACCCATGTCCTGGTGGGCCATTCAGAGCGCCGTGCCCTGTTTGCTGAAGATGATGCTCTGCTGCATCGCAAGGTGCAGACGGTGATGGAAGCCGGCCTGGTGCCGATCTTCTGTGTTGGTGAAACCTTGGCTGAGCGCCAGGAACAGCAGCATCAGGCGGTTGTTGAGCGGCAATTGCAGTGCGGCCTTGCCGGCCTTGCCGGTCATCGGCTTTTGGTGGCCTATGAGCCGGTCTGGGCCATCGGCACCGGCAAGACAGCCACTGTTGGCGATGCCCAGGAGATGCACTCTTTTATCCGCCGGGTGCTGGATTCCTGCTTTGAGGGTTCCGGCCGAATCCCGATTCTTTATGGAGGCAGCGTAAAGCCGGACAATGCCGCCCAGCTCATGAGTCAGCCGGATGTTGATGGGGTACTGGTGGGCGGTGCATCCCTGGTTGCTGCTGACTTCGCTCGGATAGTTGCCGCGGCAGGTGCCCGCTGA
- a CDS encoding phosphoglycerate kinase has protein sequence MVQYIDQLENGSVRGKKAFVRVDFNVPLDDSGNITDDTRIRRVLPTINKLLDEGMVVVLASHMGRPKGTVVPKFSLAPVAKRLGRLLKKDVVFLSDCVGSIVAQTLAEALPGTVILLENLRFYPGESSNDPDFAKALARGIDIYVNDAFATAHRSHASVVGIVAHVPRCYAGFLMKEELNYFHRALENPMRPVVAIIGGAKVSSKLGALENLINRVDKVIVGGAMAFTFLKSMGFGLGESLVEADMVDQAREIFKKAIAKGVRFYLPVDCVAGDRMAPDADTRVLPVQEIPKKWMGLDIGPATTTLFNEVIQDAKTIIWNGPMGAFELDAFSRGTLAMVHNVANTYALTIVGGGDTDVAVHKAGEVDRISYISTGGGAFLELLEGKKLPAIAALEQSCGS, from the coding sequence ATGGTACAGTATATTGATCAGTTGGAAAATGGTTCAGTGAGGGGAAAAAAAGCGTTTGTCAGAGTTGACTTCAACGTCCCCCTGGATGATAGCGGTAATATAACCGACGATACTCGCATTCGCCGGGTTCTGCCGACGATCAATAAGCTTCTCGATGAGGGGATGGTGGTGGTTCTTGCTTCCCATATGGGCCGGCCGAAAGGGACGGTGGTGCCGAAATTTTCTCTGGCTCCGGTTGCCAAACGGCTTGGCCGACTGCTGAAAAAAGATGTTGTTTTTCTGTCGGACTGTGTTGGATCTATTGTGGCACAGACATTGGCGGAAGCACTCCCCGGCACGGTTATCCTGCTGGAGAACCTGCGCTTTTATCCGGGAGAGTCGAGTAATGATCCGGATTTTGCCAAAGCACTTGCCAGGGGGATTGATATCTATGTGAACGATGCTTTTGCCACCGCGCACCGTTCCCATGCGTCGGTGGTCGGCATTGTCGCCCATGTCCCTCGTTGTTATGCCGGCTTTCTCATGAAGGAGGAGCTTAACTATTTTCATCGGGCGTTGGAAAACCCCATGCGGCCGGTGGTGGCAATCATTGGCGGCGCCAAGGTCTCCAGTAAGCTGGGCGCCCTGGAAAACCTCATCAACCGGGTGGATAAAGTGATTGTCGGTGGTGCCATGGCCTTCACCTTTCTGAAGTCCATGGGCTTTGGTCTGGGTGAATCATTGGTCGAGGCCGACATGGTTGATCAGGCCCGCGAGATTTTTAAAAAAGCGATTGCCAAGGGGGTGCGGTTCTACCTGCCGGTGGATTGTGTTGCCGGCGACCGGATGGCGCCTGATGCCGATACCCGGGTTCTGCCGGTGCAGGAGATCCCGAAAAAATGGATGGGACTGGACATCGGACCGGCAACCACCACCCTGTTCAACGAGGTTATCCAGGATGCCAAGACGATTATCTGGAATGGCCCCATGGGTGCTTTTGAGCTGGATGCCTTCAGTCGTGGAACCCTGGCGATGGTACATAACGTCGCCAATACCTATGCCTTGACCATTGTCGGCGGCGGCGATACGGATGTGGCGGTACATAAAGCCGGTGAGGTTGATCGGATTTCCTATATTTCCACCGGCGGCGGTGCGTTTTTGGAACTGCTGGAGGGGAAAAAACTGCCGGCAATTGCCGCTTTGGAGCAGTCCTGTGGCTCCTGA
- the gap gene encoding type I glyceraldehyde-3-phosphate dehydrogenase produces the protein MAAVRVAVNGFGRIGRDCLRAAVNDDRFDFRAIVSTIDDAKTMAHLLKYDSVSGTLDAEIIPGDKSLTMNGKQIQLIAGKDPKSVPWQDLGVDIVMECSGLYRDRDKAAVFLDAGVQRVVVSAPVKKADATIVMGVNQDDFTVDRDFVISNASCTTNCLAPVAKVLLENFGIKRGMMTTVHSYTRDQQILDSRHKDLRRARAAAMSMIPTTTGAAAAVGLVLPQLKGKLDGLAIRVPTPNVSLVDLVVEVEKETSADVVNDCFRQAADKELKGILMVSDEPLVSVDYNHNPHSSIVDAELTNVMDGTLLKVMSWYDNEWGYACRLNDLTAYVAKLADLM, from the coding sequence ATGGCAGCAGTACGCGTGGCAGTAAACGGGTTTGGGCGGATTGGCAGAGATTGCCTGAGAGCCGCTGTAAATGATGATCGTTTTGATTTTCGAGCTATTGTCAGTACTATCGATGATGCGAAAACCATGGCTCATTTGCTGAAATATGATTCTGTTTCCGGAACCCTCGATGCGGAAATCATTCCAGGGGATAAATCGCTGACCATGAATGGCAAGCAGATTCAGCTGATTGCCGGCAAAGATCCCAAAAGCGTTCCCTGGCAGGACCTGGGGGTTGATATCGTTATGGAGTGTTCCGGGCTTTACCGGGACCGGGATAAGGCGGCGGTTTTCCTTGATGCCGGGGTTCAGCGAGTAGTGGTTTCGGCACCGGTGAAGAAAGCTGATGCCACCATTGTTATGGGGGTCAACCAGGATGATTTTACGGTTGATCGCGATTTTGTTATTTCCAATGCTTCCTGTACCACCAACTGCCTGGCTCCGGTTGCCAAAGTGCTGTTGGAAAATTTCGGTATTAAGCGGGGGATGATGACCACCGTACACTCCTATACCCGAGATCAGCAGATTCTCGATTCCCGACATAAGGATCTGCGCCGGGCGCGGGCCGCAGCCATGTCGATGATTCCCACCACCACTGGCGCGGCGGCCGCGGTCGGTTTGGTTCTTCCCCAGCTGAAAGGGAAACTTGATGGTCTGGCGATCAGGGTGCCGACCCCAAATGTTTCCCTTGTTGACTTGGTGGTGGAAGTGGAGAAGGAGACGTCGGCTGATGTAGTCAATGACTGTTTCCGCCAGGCGGCTGACAAGGAGCTGAAAGGGATTCTGATGGTTTCTGATGAGCCCCTGGTTTCCGTCGATTACAACCATAATCCCCATTCATCCATCGTTGATGCTGAATTGACTAATGTTATGGACGGGACGTTGCTGAAGGTGATGAGTTGGTATGACAATGAATGGGGTTACGCCTGTCGGCTCAATGATTTGACCGCCTATGTGGCCAAACTGGCCGACCTGATGTAA
- the ccsB gene encoding c-type cytochrome biogenesis protein CcsB produces MNTYIFTIVTFIYLAGMVVYIGYLAFRNPWVRRAATAITLGGWLVQTFALGLRWYESYQLGIGHAPMSNLYESLVFFSWTIILIYLVIEYKYHLYLLGAFVTPFAAMGMAYASISPNVNETIQPLVPALQSNWLISHVVTCFLGYAAFAVSCGVSITYIMKKRHEEGAGKTGLLASFPSSLILDDLVYKTIAIGFPLLTIGIVTGAAWANYAWGTYWSWDPKETWSLITWFIYAAFLHARFTRGWRGVKAAMLSIVGFVAVLFTYLGVNLLLSGLHSYGAG; encoded by the coding sequence ATGAATACCTATATTTTTACGATCGTGACCTTTATCTATCTGGCCGGCATGGTGGTCTATATCGGTTACCTGGCATTCAGAAATCCATGGGTGAGACGGGCGGCCACGGCGATTACCCTGGGCGGTTGGCTGGTGCAGACGTTTGCCCTTGGTCTGCGCTGGTATGAGTCCTACCAGCTGGGGATCGGTCATGCGCCCATGTCCAACCTCTATGAATCGCTGGTTTTCTTTTCCTGGACGATTATTCTTATCTATCTGGTGATCGAATATAAATATCATCTCTACCTGCTGGGAGCCTTTGTGACCCCCTTTGCCGCCATGGGGATGGCCTATGCATCCATCTCCCCAAACGTAAATGAAACCATCCAGCCGCTGGTGCCGGCACTGCAGAGCAACTGGCTGATCTCCCACGTGGTGACCTGCTTCCTCGGTTACGCAGCTTTTGCCGTCTCCTGCGGGGTGAGCATTACCTACATCATGAAAAAGCGTCATGAAGAGGGTGCTGGAAAAACTGGGTTGCTGGCCAGTTTCCCTTCATCGCTGATTCTTGATGATCTGGTCTACAAGACGATTGCCATCGGTTTTCCCCTGCTGACCATCGGGATTGTCACCGGGGCCGCCTGGGCCAACTATGCCTGGGGAACCTATTGGAGTTGGGATCCCAAGGAGACCTGGTCCCTGATTACGTGGTTTATCTATGCCGCTTTTCTCCATGCCCGGTTTACCCGCGGATGGCGTGGAGTCAAGGCTGCAATGTTGTCCATCGTTGGTTTTGTCGCGGTATTGTTTACCTATCTTGGCGTTAATTTGCTCCTTTCAGGGTTGCACAGTTATGGTGCTGGTTGA
- a CDS encoding cytochrome c biogenesis protein ResB — MKNKQKAGTSAVTAFFCSLKLTIFLLITLALVSIIGTVIPQNQFQEQYLRMYEESTYGILKMVGFLDMYHSWWFTGILLLFTINLVACSLKNFPRTWKFFKSPVTQLSDSFLATVGNDWRTGLGGKNSLETVGESVAASLHSFWAGNWQRTTVAGEHGEELHFFAQRSLWSRMGVYLVHVSIIIIFIGGIIGSVFGLKAFVNIPEGDKTSIVYTWNDDKTPVELDFAVECRSFTVELYDSGAPKEYTSDLVIYENGEEKLAKRIEVNHPLSYGGYTFYQSSYGSAGGAVKLEMHDDQTGKTYPLTVALGSRVQLPTGDGWVQAAQYEPNYMNLGPSVRLVMPTADGKMIQFWVFKKFPGFDKQNRKSERSFVVQEVNQRNYTGLQVAKDPGVWVVWLGCSMMIGGLFIAFFMAHRRLWVRLRPDPEKPGRYQLAVGGSANKNQPGFDAEFNRLTSELEQQLKGKK; from the coding sequence GTGAAGAATAAACAAAAAGCCGGTACCTCCGCTGTTACTGCCTTCTTTTGTTCCCTGAAACTGACGATCTTTCTGCTCATTACCCTGGCGCTGGTGTCAATTATCGGTACGGTTATTCCCCAGAACCAGTTCCAGGAGCAGTATCTGCGGATGTATGAGGAGTCCACCTACGGCATCTTGAAGATGGTGGGTTTTCTCGACATGTACCATTCCTGGTGGTTTACCGGCATCCTGCTGTTGTTTACCATCAACCTGGTTGCCTGTTCGCTGAAAAATTTCCCCCGAACCTGGAAATTTTTCAAAAGCCCGGTTACCCAGTTGTCCGATAGCTTTCTGGCTACCGTGGGTAATGACTGGCGGACCGGGCTCGGCGGTAAAAATTCCCTGGAAACGGTGGGGGAATCGGTGGCTGCCAGCCTGCATTCCTTCTGGGCGGGAAACTGGCAGCGGACCACCGTAGCCGGAGAGCATGGTGAAGAACTGCACTTTTTTGCCCAGCGGAGCCTTTGGTCCCGGATGGGAGTCTATCTGGTTCATGTGAGCATCATCATTATCTTTATCGGCGGGATCATCGGCTCGGTTTTCGGCCTGAAAGCTTTTGTCAATATACCCGAAGGCGATAAAACGTCGATTGTCTATACCTGGAATGATGATAAGACGCCGGTGGAGCTTGATTTTGCGGTGGAGTGCCGCTCTTTTACAGTTGAGTTGTATGACAGCGGCGCCCCCAAGGAGTACACCAGTGACCTGGTGATCTATGAAAATGGCGAAGAAAAGCTTGCCAAGCGCATTGAGGTGAACCATCCCCTCAGTTATGGCGGTTATACCTTTTATCAGTCCAGTTATGGCTCTGCCGGCGGGGCAGTGAAACTGGAGATGCATGACGACCAGACCGGCAAGACCTACCCGTTGACCGTTGCCCTGGGGAGTAGGGTACAACTGCCCACTGGCGACGGCTGGGTGCAGGCGGCCCAGTATGAACCCAACTACATGAATCTCGGGCCTTCGGTTCGGCTGGTGATGCCCACAGCCGACGGCAAGATGATCCAGTTCTGGGTTTTTAAGAAGTTTCCCGGTTTTGATAAGCAGAACCGTAAAAGCGAACGTTCATTTGTCGTGCAGGAGGTGAACCAGCGCAATTATACCGGCCTGCAGGTGGCCAAGGATCCGGGAGTCTGGGTTGTCTGGTTGGGATGTTCCATGATGATCGGCGGTTTGTTCATCGCTTTTTTTATGGCTCACCGGCGACTCTGGGTGCGCCTGCGTCCCGATCCTGAAAAGCCGGGTCGCTATCAGCTGGCGGTTGGCGGCAGCGCCAACAAAAACCAGCCGGGTTTTGATGCGGAGTTTAACCGGCTCACCAGTGAGCTTGAGCAGCAGTTGAAGGGGAAAAAATGA
- a CDS encoding cytochrome c3 family protein has translation MKKVVALVIAVAFLMVAGFAVAADCKAPTDVLVIKADTMKKPPVPFEHAKHAAYDCTKCHHTYKGEGAIQKCTACHKDAKDGKKLDIKEAAHQTCCGCHRDMKKAGEKTGPTPCTGCHKK, from the coding sequence ATGAAAAAGGTTGTAGCGTTAGTGATTGCTGTTGCGTTTCTGATGGTGGCTGGTTTTGCCGTTGCCGCTGACTGTAAAGCACCGACCGATGTTCTGGTGATCAAAGCGGATACGATGAAAAAACCACCGGTTCCCTTTGAGCATGCCAAACATGCCGCCTATGATTGCACTAAGTGCCACCACACTTACAAAGGTGAGGGCGCCATCCAGAAGTGTACTGCCTGCCATAAGGATGCCAAAGACGGCAAAAAGCTGGATATCAAGGAAGCTGCCCACCAGACCTGCTGCGGTTGCCATCGGGATATGAAAAAAGCCGGCGAGAAGACGGGTCCGACGCCTTGTACCGGCTGCCACAAAAAATAG
- the elbB gene encoding isoprenoid biosynthesis glyoxalase ElbB, with translation MTNIGVLLSGCGVYDGSEIHEAVLTLLALDRAGVAVQCLAPNMDQREVVNHQTGAVTGESRNVLVESARIARGNIRDIKNIGAGDLDGLIMPGGFGAAKNLSDFALQGANATVHPEVERLLREMLAAGKPIGAICIAPATLTKALADQQPEVTIGSDMGTAAAIEAMGGKHQICSVDMIHVDRLHKIVTTPAYMLGPGIKEVAVGIEKLVNEVVRLAGA, from the coding sequence ATGACAAACATTGGCGTTCTGCTTTCCGGTTGTGGCGTTTATGACGGTAGTGAAATTCACGAAGCAGTACTGACCCTGCTGGCTCTCGACCGGGCCGGGGTTGCTGTCCAGTGCCTGGCTCCGAATATGGACCAGCGGGAAGTGGTCAATCATCAGACCGGTGCGGTGACCGGCGAAAGCCGTAATGTCCTGGTGGAATCGGCACGGATTGCCCGTGGGAATATTCGCGATATCAAGAATATAGGTGCCGGTGATCTTGACGGGTTGATTATGCCTGGCGGATTCGGGGCGGCCAAAAATTTAAGTGATTTTGCCTTACAGGGGGCGAATGCCACGGTGCACCCGGAGGTTGAGCGTTTGCTCCGGGAAATGCTTGCTGCCGGCAAGCCGATAGGGGCCATCTGCATTGCCCCGGCTACCCTGACCAAAGCGCTTGCCGACCAACAGCCGGAGGTGACCATTGGCTCCGATATGGGCACCGCAGCGGCCATTGAAGCCATGGGGGGGAAACATCAGATTTGTTCGGTGGACATGATCCATGTTGATAGGCTGCATAAGATCGTCACCACGCCGGCATACATGCTTGGTCCCGGGATCAAGGAGGTGGCCGTGGGGATTGAAAAGCTGGTTAATGAGGTGGTGAGGCTGGCAGGCGCTTAA
- a CDS encoding enoyl-CoA hydratase/isomerase family protein has product MLAKKWRNYNEDVTMEFTDLLYRTDGPLAVLSLNRPEMKNAFTLPMLDSICRALRLATADPQIKVILLTGEGNAFSAGGNVKDMAAGDLRLWEMKNYLWDHVQRVPQGLAEVDKPVLAVIDGPAYGGGFDLALACDFRFASDQATFCSTFVRIGLAPGNGGAYFLPRLVGRGKALDILLTGRVVRMEEALSLGLVDRVVPPDQLMAVATSYARDIAQWPLSSIRAIKRAVAQGEKCDLRSHLDYLSSQLALLTDTAEHRDAVKQLVGD; this is encoded by the coding sequence ATGCTTGCGAAAAAATGGCGAAATTATAACGAGGATGTGACCATGGAATTTACCGATCTCCTTTACCGGACCGACGGCCCGCTGGCGGTTCTTTCGCTGAACAGGCCTGAGATGAAAAATGCCTTTACGCTGCCGATGCTGGACAGTATCTGCCGGGCATTGCGGTTGGCAACAGCTGATCCCCAGATAAAAGTAATCCTCCTGACCGGTGAAGGCAATGCCTTTTCAGCTGGCGGCAATGTCAAGGATATGGCTGCTGGAGATCTCCGTTTATGGGAGATGAAAAACTATTTGTGGGATCATGTGCAGCGGGTGCCTCAGGGGTTGGCTGAGGTCGACAAGCCGGTGCTGGCGGTGATTGACGGGCCGGCCTACGGCGGCGGTTTTGACCTTGCTTTGGCGTGTGATTTTCGTTTTGCCAGCGACCAGGCAACCTTTTGTTCGACGTTTGTCAGAATCGGGCTGGCGCCTGGTAACGGCGGGGCATATTTTCTGCCCCGGCTGGTTGGTCGCGGTAAAGCCCTTGATATCCTGCTGACCGGCAGGGTGGTCAGGATGGAGGAGGCGTTGTCCCTCGGGTTGGTGGACCGGGTGGTTCCCCCTGACCAGCTGATGGCGGTGGCAACAAGCTATGCCCGTGACATTGCCCAATGGCCGCTGAGCTCGATCAGGGCCATCAAACGGGCGGTGGCCCAGGGGGAAAAGTGCGATCTGCGCAGCCACCTTGACTACCTTTCCTCCCAATTGGCTTTGTTGACCGATACGGCGGAGCACCGCGACGCAGTCAAACAGCTGGTAGGTGATTGA
- the ubiE gene encoding bifunctional demethylmenaquinone methyltransferase/2-methoxy-6-polyprenyl-1,4-benzoquinol methylase UbiE, with translation MSDGRQQQQAQAVQEMFTAIAPRYDFLNRLLSLGIDQQWRRFVGRRLAHLNCPRVLDVACGTADLSLAIQQANPGAEVVGLDFSEQMLVLGQQKVERLAMGDRITLLAASAEDLPFPDNSFDALSIAFGIRNVIDRHKALMEFYRVLKSGTMVVVLEFSMPEQAVLNRLYQWYFLKVLPLIGGLFARKSAYQYLPESVVNFPGRNEFSLMLKEAGFSRCRYHSLTFGIVTVYLAEKP, from the coding sequence ATGTCTGATGGTCGGCAGCAGCAGCAGGCACAGGCTGTCCAGGAGATGTTCACCGCCATTGCCCCCCGCTATGATTTTTTAAACCGCCTCCTCAGTCTGGGGATAGACCAGCAGTGGCGGCGGTTTGTCGGCCGACGGCTGGCACACTTGAACTGTCCCCGGGTGCTGGATGTAGCTTGCGGGACGGCGGATTTAAGCCTTGCTATCCAGCAGGCAAATCCCGGAGCTGAGGTTGTTGGTTTGGATTTCAGTGAGCAGATGCTGGTGCTGGGTCAGCAGAAGGTTGAACGGCTGGCCATGGGTGACCGGATAACGCTGTTGGCCGCTTCTGCTGAAGATCTGCCTTTTCCTGATAACTCCTTTGATGCCCTGAGTATTGCCTTTGGCATCAGGAACGTGATTGATCGGCATAAAGCCCTCATGGAGTTTTACCGGGTTCTGAAGTCCGGAACGATGGTTGTGGTGCTGGAATTTTCCATGCCTGAGCAGGCAGTGCTCAACAGGTTGTACCAATGGTACTTCCTCAAAGTGTTGCCGTTGATCGGTGGTCTGTTCGCCCGCAAAAGCGCTTACCAGTATCTTCCTGAATCAGTGGTCAATTTTCCTGGTCGGAATGAGTTCTCGCTGATGCTGAAAGAGGCCGGTTTCAGCCGGTGCCGCTATCATTCCCTCACCTTTGGCATCGTTACCGTCTATCTGGCTGAAAAACCCTGA
- the gyrA gene encoding DNA gyrase subunit A codes for MEFFRQLPVPINIEDEMKKSYLDYAMSVIIGRALPDVRDGLKPVHRRVLFAMHDLGNAWNKSYKKSARVVGDVIGKYHPHGDTAVYDTIVRLAQDFSLRYPLVDGQGNFGSVDGDAPAAMRYTEVRMAKLSSEILADIDKDTVDFVANYDESLREPVVLPARFPNLMINGSSGIAVGMATNIPPHNLREVVDGLVAFIRNPGMTVDQLMVHIPGPDFPTGGTINGREGIISAYKTGRGIIRLRARAHVETQKKNNRESIIVTEIPYQVNKARLLEKVAQLIRQKKFEGISDIRDESDRQGMRVVFELKRDAQAQVVLNQLYKHTQMQVSFGIILLAIVNRQPITLTLKTMLAHFVDHRKEVIRRRTSFELKKAQERQHILAGLKIALEHLDEIIALIRKAKAPVEAREQLIEQFQFSSRQAQAILDMKLQRLTGLERQKILDEYAETVALIERLEAILASEQLVLDIIVDELLEIRKSYGDERRSEIVDQIGDLNVEDLIVEEDMVITISRHGYVKRTPISIYRSYHRGAGGRLGMETKEGDFVNQMFVSSTHDQMLFFTNQGRAFRLKTYEIPESGPAARGKALVNLLKLEKEEQVTTVLSTREFQEDCHVMMATRSGYVKKLEMSALDHIRSNGIRCITLEEGDSMIAAKVCKADEEIFVGTNHGQAIRFAASQVRSMGRLARGVIGCRMNEDDFVVSMEVFGHNGGSVLTVTENGFGKRTSIEDYPLRSRGGKGVITIKTTERNGKVVGVMKVVDADQIMMITDAGKITRTRVAEISVIGRNTQGVTLFRIDPSQEKLVAVATLAEGSSSEPQSEPDEQPTEAPSAADDQPRIIDVVAGDEQDSGDDDV; via the coding sequence ATGGAGTTTTTCCGGCAGCTGCCGGTACCGATCAATATCGAGGACGAGATGAAAAAATCGTACCTCGATTATGCCATGAGTGTCATCATCGGTCGGGCGCTGCCTGATGTGAGAGATGGACTTAAACCGGTTCATCGTCGGGTCCTGTTCGCCATGCATGATCTTGGCAATGCCTGGAATAAATCCTATAAAAAGTCTGCCAGGGTGGTTGGTGATGTAATCGGTAAATATCATCCCCATGGTGATACAGCAGTCTATGATACCATCGTTCGCCTGGCGCAGGATTTTTCCCTCCGTTATCCCCTGGTGGATGGCCAGGGTAACTTTGGTTCTGTTGATGGCGACGCGCCGGCAGCCATGCGTTATACCGAGGTGCGGATGGCAAAGCTGTCCTCAGAGATCCTCGCTGACATTGATAAAGATACGGTCGATTTTGTTGCCAACTATGACGAGTCATTAAGGGAACCGGTGGTGCTGCCAGCCCGTTTTCCCAATCTGATGATCAACGGTTCATCAGGGATTGCGGTGGGTATGGCAACCAACATCCCGCCCCATAACCTCCGTGAAGTGGTTGACGGCCTGGTGGCTTTCATCCGCAACCCGGGGATGACCGTGGATCAGTTGATGGTCCATATTCCTGGACCCGATTTCCCCACTGGTGGAACCATCAATGGTCGGGAAGGAATTATTTCGGCCTATAAAACCGGTCGAGGAATTATTCGCCTCCGGGCCCGGGCGCATGTGGAGACCCAGAAGAAAAACAATCGGGAAAGCATTATTGTCACCGAGATTCCCTACCAGGTGAACAAGGCCCGTCTGCTGGAAAAAGTGGCCCAGTTGATCCGCCAGAAAAAGTTCGAGGGGATCAGTGATATCCGCGACGAGTCAGATCGCCAGGGAATGCGGGTGGTCTTTGAGCTGAAACGCGATGCCCAGGCTCAGGTTGTCCTCAATCAGCTGTATAAGCATACCCAGATGCAGGTTTCTTTTGGCATCATCCTGCTGGCGATTGTTAATCGACAGCCGATAACCCTGACCTTGAAAACCATGCTGGCTCACTTTGTTGATCACCGGAAGGAGGTCATTCGGCGGCGGACCAGTTTTGAACTCAAAAAAGCCCAGGAACGGCAGCATATTCTCGCCGGCCTGAAGATCGCCCTTGAACATCTGGACGAGATTATTGCCCTGATCCGCAAAGCAAAAGCTCCCGTCGAGGCCCGTGAGCAATTGATTGAGCAATTCCAGTTTTCCAGCCGCCAGGCCCAGGCGATTCTTGACATGAAACTGCAGCGTCTTACGGGGCTGGAACGGCAGAAAATTCTCGATGAATACGCCGAAACCGTGGCTCTCATTGAACGCTTGGAAGCGATTCTTGCCAGTGAGCAGCTGGTACTGGATATTATTGTTGATGAGCTGCTGGAAATCAGAAAATCCTATGGTGATGAACGCCGCAGTGAGATTGTTGATCAGATTGGTGACCTGAATGTGGAAGATCTGATTGTTGAAGAGGATATGGTGATTACCATTTCCCGTCATGGCTATGTTAAGCGAACCCCCATTTCCATCTACCGCAGTTATCATCGGGGGGCTGGTGGACGCCTCGGGATGGAGACCAAGGAGGGTGACTTTGTCAACCAGATGTTTGTTTCTTCAACCCATGATCAGATGCTCTTTTTTACCAATCAGGGGCGGGCATTCAGGCTGAAAACCTATGAAATTCCGGAAAGCGGCCCGGCGGCCCGGGGCAAGGCGCTGGTCAATCTGCTGAAACTGGAGAAGGAAGAGCAGGTTACCACCGTCCTTTCAACGCGGGAATTCCAGGAAGACTGCCATGTCATGATGGCCACCCGGAGCGGTTATGTGAAAAAGCTGGAAATGAGCGCCTTGGACCATATCCGCAGCAACGGTATCCGCTGTATTACCCTGGAGGAAGGTGACTCAATGATTGCCGCCAAGGTCTGCAAGGCCGATGAAGAGATTTTCGTCGGTACGAACCACGGCCAGGCGATCCGATTTGCCGCTTCCCAGGTGCGCAGCATGGGCCGCCTGGCCCGCGGGGTGATTGGCTGCCGCATGAATGAAGATGATTTTGTCGTTTCCATGGAAGTGTTTGGTCATAACGGCGGCAGCGTGCTGACCGTGACCGAAAATGGTTTTGGCAAACGGACCAGTATTGAAGACTATCCCCTCCGCTCCCGGGGCGGCAAGGGGGTGATCACCATCAAAACCACTGAGCGCAATGGCAAGGTGGTGGGTGTTATGAAAGTGGTGGATGCTGATCAAATCATGATGATCACCGACGCCGGCAAGATTACCCGCACCCGGGTGGCGGAGATTTCAGTTATTGGCCGCAACACCCAGGGGGTGACGCTGTTCCGCATTGATCCCAGCCAGGAAAAACTGGTGGCTGTGGCTACCCTGGCCGAAGGCAGTTCTTCGGAACCGCAGTCAGAACCGGATGAACAACCGACAGAAGCACCTTCTGCTGCTGACGACCAGCCGCGGATTATTGATGTTGTTGCCGGTGATGAGCAGGATTCGGGAGACGATGATGTCTGA